One segment of Radiobacillus kanasensis DNA contains the following:
- a CDS encoding class I SAM-dependent methyltransferase — translation MKLYYSERAKEYEKVYFREGAIRQQEQLMIRGKLEIVFREKNVLEVACGTGFWTPFVADVAKHITAIDFSNEVLNIAKEKKYNKNNVLFTQGDAYQLSDIAGVFEGGYANFWFSHIPKNRITDFLKQLHERLGKDSDVFMTDNMYMNSIGGTLIKKDNDENTYKIRTLENGKQHEILKNYYDKKELEEIFSPYSNNLEIHIGQCFWWLSYTIK, via the coding sequence ATGAAGTTGTATTATAGCGAACGTGCAAAGGAATATGAAAAAGTATATTTTCGAGAAGGTGCTATCCGACAACAAGAACAACTAATGATTAGGGGTAAATTGGAAATTGTTTTTAGAGAAAAGAATGTCTTAGAAGTTGCTTGTGGAACAGGTTTTTGGACTCCGTTCGTAGCTGATGTTGCTAAGCATATTACTGCTATCGATTTTTCAAATGAAGTTCTTAATATAGCAAAAGAAAAAAAATACAACAAAAATAATGTCCTATTTACACAAGGAGATGCATACCAGTTGAGCGATATTGCGGGTGTTTTTGAAGGTGGATATGCAAATTTCTGGTTTTCCCATATACCTAAAAATAGAATCACTGATTTCTTAAAGCAATTACACGAAAGACTTGGTAAAGATTCCGATGTTTTTATGACGGATAATATGTACATGAATTCTATTGGTGGTACTTTAATAAAAAAAGATAATGATGAAAATACTTATAAGATAAGAACTCTTGAAAACGGAAAGCAACATGAGATATTGAAAAATTATTATGATAAAAAGGAACTGGAAGAAATATTTTCACCATATTCTAATAATCTTGAAATACATATAGGGCAATGTTTTTGGTGGTTATCATATACAATAAAATAG
- a CDS encoding tetratricopeptide repeat protein, which yields METKWETVVMNGWENKDDETKLIEYFLEVVVKYPNSARAKFELANAYDFTGQENKAIPLYEDAISIGLDAEYEAYALLQLGSSLRNVGRIDDAIRILSDAEQRYSEFPSISMVLGMAMHDKNRNAEALGITLDVILRHVKTSDIVRYRVALENYIKDINS from the coding sequence ATGGAGACAAAATGGGAAACTGTTGTTATGAATGGATGGGAAAATAAAGATGATGAGACTAAACTAATAGAATATTTCTTGGAAGTTGTAGTCAAATATCCAAACTCAGCAAGGGCAAAATTTGAATTGGCTAACGCTTATGATTTTACGGGACAAGAGAATAAGGCAATTCCACTATATGAAGATGCAATCAGTATAGGTCTTGATGCCGAGTATGAAGCATATGCCTTATTACAATTAGGTAGTTCTTTAAGAAATGTTGGCAGAATAGACGATGCTATAAGAATATTATCTGATGCTGAACAACGTTATTCTGAATTCCCTTCTATCTCAATGGTTCTGGGTATGGCTATGCACGATAAAAATAGAAATGCAGAAGCATTAGGAATAACTCTAGATGTGATCTTAAGGCATGTTAAAACTTCCGATATAGTACGGTATAGAGTGGCTTTAGAAAACTACATTAAGGATATTAATTCATAG
- a CDS encoding glycosyltransferase family 2 protein → MQDITAILVNYSDKSNLHKALHSLEKLSSRISSAFILTEDTLDTHTTQNKLIQHEYISIKGGDLGQTLNETIQKVSTPYLLFLQSTDYLSPTLQSESLNLPHPKAVLNTFYYKRDITIHRPILVLTSVLKEKPFYTNIQLPFKEALFPAWLSNIEPSLQLFNEKVVRQSRIRNSANVIEKEKLVQKYQLQKSISDNPTISVLISNYNMGKYVETAVVSCLLQKEPFEQILIIDDGSTDNSFANLLQWNKIDHVQVFRKENGGKARALNQLLPYVKSDFILELDADDWLDPDAASVIKEHLSDLTEEISVLYGNLRKWKQVAGDVLFKRVAKGRSVSGKKDLLRYRFPLGPRIYRTYALQGIGGFPVLDFEDGRLYEDVSVLSRLIKSSASQYHDFTVYNVREHGESITKNNDATWKDFLRSL, encoded by the coding sequence ATGCAAGATATAACAGCTATACTAGTTAATTATTCGGATAAGTCCAACTTACATAAAGCTTTACACTCTTTAGAAAAACTTAGTTCTAGAATAAGTTCCGCTTTCATTCTTACAGAAGATACCTTGGATACCCATACAACCCAAAACAAGCTAATACAACATGAGTATATCTCTATAAAGGGCGGCGATTTAGGACAAACACTGAACGAAACCATCCAAAAAGTATCCACTCCTTATCTATTATTTCTTCAAAGTACGGACTACCTTTCTCCTACTTTACAAAGTGAAAGCCTGAACCTTCCACATCCAAAGGCTGTCTTAAACACTTTCTATTACAAACGAGATATTACCATTCACCGTCCTATTCTAGTGCTTACTTCTGTTCTTAAGGAGAAACCATTTTACACAAACATCCAATTACCCTTCAAAGAGGCTCTTTTTCCTGCTTGGCTTTCAAATATAGAGCCATCGTTGCAACTATTCAATGAGAAAGTAGTGAGGCAATCAAGAATACGTAATTCCGCTAATGTCATTGAAAAGGAAAAATTGGTACAGAAATATCAGCTCCAAAAGTCTATTTCGGATAATCCGACCATCTCTGTCTTGATTTCGAATTACAATATGGGGAAGTACGTTGAGACAGCCGTTGTGTCATGCCTATTACAAAAGGAACCATTTGAACAAATACTCATTATCGATGATGGGTCTACTGATAACTCCTTTGCCAATCTTCTTCAATGGAATAAAATAGATCATGTTCAAGTGTTTCGTAAAGAAAATGGTGGAAAAGCGCGGGCATTAAATCAGCTACTTCCTTATGTAAAATCTGATTTTATATTGGAGCTTGATGCGGATGATTGGCTGGATCCAGATGCTGCATCCGTTATAAAAGAACACTTATCAGACCTTACCGAAGAAATATCTGTTCTATATGGCAATCTGAGAAAATGGAAGCAGGTAGCTGGAGATGTTCTTTTTAAGCGTGTAGCCAAAGGAAGGAGCGTCAGCGGAAAAAAAGATTTACTAAGATACCGCTTCCCTCTTGGACCTAGAATATACAGAACTTATGCCTTGCAAGGAATTGGAGGATTCCCTGTTCTTGACTTTGAAGACGGGAGGTTATATGAAGACGTAAGCGTATTAAGTCGTTTAATCAAAAGTTCTGCCTCTCAGTATCACGATTTTACCGTCTATAATGTCCGTGAACATGGCGAGAGTATTACCAAAAATAATGATGCAACATGGAAGGATTTCTTACGATCTCTTTGA
- a CDS encoding ABC transporter ATP-binding protein gives MLKVESLTKAYGKKEVLRDVSFEIKAGEVVGLVGENGAGKSTMLHILATLLPVSKGNVTLDDLQYGIDVQKVRKRIGFVPQDIAVWDEFTVEENMKFFEKLSWVNKSPEACRQLCLDMMLDRWKEKTQSLSGGMKRKLNLAISLIHDPDVLLLDEPTVGIDLKSRTEIGNHLLKLAKNEGKIVIYTSHDMDEIKTLCDRVYCIGEDPFYQELLEKSGKKVKVL, from the coding sequence ATGCTTAAAGTGGAATCCTTAACGAAAGCATACGGAAAAAAGGAAGTCTTACGAGATGTTTCTTTTGAGATAAAAGCCGGTGAAGTGGTTGGATTAGTCGGCGAAAATGGAGCAGGAAAATCAACGATGCTCCATATTCTTGCAACATTACTTCCTGTTTCCAAAGGGAACGTAACACTTGACGACTTGCAATATGGTATAGATGTACAAAAAGTAAGAAAGAGAATCGGGTTTGTTCCTCAAGATATAGCCGTTTGGGATGAGTTTACCGTGGAAGAGAATATGAAGTTTTTTGAAAAATTGTCTTGGGTAAATAAATCACCTGAAGCTTGTAGACAGCTATGTTTAGACATGATGCTAGATCGTTGGAAGGAAAAGACTCAATCCCTTTCAGGAGGAATGAAGCGAAAATTAAACTTAGCCATCAGTCTCATTCATGACCCCGATGTCTTATTGCTGGATGAACCAACTGTCGGAATTGATTTAAAGTCTAGGACAGAGATAGGGAATCACCTACTCAAACTAGCTAAAAATGAAGGGAAAATAGTGATTTACACATCCCATGATATGGATGAAATCAAAACCCTGTGTGACAGGGTGTATTGTATTGGAGAGGATCCATTTTATCAGGAACTACTTGAAAAGAGTGGTAAAAAGGTGAAAGTCTTATAG
- a CDS encoding ABC transporter permease: MKSTLLTRWLHWRKQWKSIVCWLLLPIIATSLFLFFSNQWQQDTKVPIGLVVEDDSPMAKELVTSIKDTPLLRVKELDIQQALLELEQHELDSVFVIQDGYQEDIQRNRRNRLITAYASDMSFAYSPVKETISSFVQQDAGRSKAAYTIQELVRSHSTDENWTWEEIVSTSKQIQEDEALLRTSFSFLGEKKSDPDNDQSIWNVWGIWSFFSILATFFLFDWVIKENQSAIRNRLSLLTIRFKDYLVRNWFLYLALFLLFDLLNIGILAIFFDETINLNLLLSILFFRLTISLGAFLLALCFHTTFLFYVSALAVSLFVSITGGALVPIDGLIRRWPWVSHLSPIQPIIDKQILSSWFIILLLVYLTWYWRKEKFHA; encoded by the coding sequence ATGAAGTCCACCCTATTAACCCGCTGGTTACATTGGCGTAAACAGTGGAAAAGTATCGTTTGCTGGCTTTTGCTACCGATTATAGCCACCAGTTTATTTTTATTTTTCTCAAACCAATGGCAACAAGATACGAAAGTGCCTATCGGCCTCGTGGTCGAAGATGATTCACCCATGGCCAAAGAGCTTGTAACATCCATAAAAGATACTCCACTACTTCGAGTAAAGGAGCTAGATATCCAACAGGCTCTCCTGGAATTGGAGCAGCACGAACTTGATAGCGTATTCGTCATTCAAGATGGATATCAAGAAGACATTCAAAGAAACAGAAGGAACCGACTTATTACGGCGTATGCATCCGACATGTCATTTGCCTATTCACCAGTAAAAGAAACGATTAGCTCTTTTGTCCAACAAGATGCAGGTAGGTCCAAAGCTGCTTACACGATTCAAGAACTAGTCCGATCTCATTCAACAGACGAAAATTGGACCTGGGAAGAGATAGTAAGTACGAGCAAACAGATTCAAGAAGACGAAGCATTATTACGTACGAGCTTTTCGTTTTTAGGCGAAAAGAAATCAGATCCTGATAACGATCAATCTATTTGGAATGTATGGGGAATATGGTCCTTCTTTTCCATACTGGCCACCTTTTTCCTATTTGATTGGGTCATTAAAGAAAATCAATCAGCCATTAGGAATAGACTATCCCTCTTAACAATTAGGTTTAAAGATTATCTCGTTAGAAATTGGTTCCTTTATTTGGCTCTGTTTCTTCTCTTTGACTTATTGAATATTGGAATTCTAGCTATCTTCTTTGATGAAACTATTAATCTTAACCTTTTGCTTTCTATTCTGTTCTTTCGTCTAACGATTAGTCTAGGAGCATTTCTATTAGCTCTTTGCTTTCACACAACGTTTTTATTTTATGTATCTGCATTAGCCGTTTCCCTTTTCGTATCCATTACCGGGGGTGCACTAGTTCCAATTGATGGTCTAATAAGGCGCTGGCCATGGGTAAGTCACCTCAGCCCAATACAACCAATCATAGACAAACAGATACTAAGTAGCTGGTTCATTATTTTACTACTCGTTTACTTAACTTGGTACTGGAGAAAGGAGAAGTTCCATGCTTAA
- a CDS encoding ABC transporter permease gives MLTLKRIGFFTRQYHKQLKRKWRSLPLLLLFPIFLIGLFLVILISLFSPSEEQPIQVGLVDLDQSEETTVLVSVIEKASLLGPFIHINSFSESEAKQAVKQGKASAYLTFPENFTDDLYNGKPVDIPIIGNPNNPIESYMIKELVESMARYIASAQANILTINEYAKQLPIAKDDRQQMLLDQFKQFLIYTLSKDKIVQEKVVTNLTTSSPYQYYALSGWFSLITIWSFSIYILLGREESSAMRKRMLLYGTTILQRALSRIFVSLQYGFGLAMIGFAILVSTLNIEFYGIDYVRIACLVLLYIVLLLTVFSSIDILIRSKKLTLLLQILWVGLILLLSGAILPTLYFPEKIQSALPFLFSTQAFDWMVEVTLKGRMFVDYTVLLLTASASVCMLIAFSIWKERWKE, from the coding sequence ATGTTAACACTAAAACGAATTGGCTTTTTTACGAGACAATATCATAAACAATTGAAGAGGAAGTGGAGGTCCCTTCCTCTTCTTCTTCTTTTCCCTATATTTTTAATAGGGCTATTTTTAGTTATTTTGATTTCCCTCTTTTCACCTTCAGAGGAACAACCTATCCAAGTTGGATTAGTTGATCTTGATCAATCGGAAGAAACAACCGTGCTGGTAAGCGTTATAGAGAAAGCATCACTCTTAGGTCCATTTATACATATTAATAGTTTTTCTGAATCGGAAGCGAAACAGGCGGTAAAGCAAGGAAAAGCAAGTGCCTACCTGACCTTCCCAGAAAACTTTACGGATGATTTATACAACGGAAAACCTGTCGATATCCCTATCATCGGCAATCCAAACAATCCTATAGAAAGCTATATGATTAAAGAACTGGTAGAGAGTATGGCAAGATATATTGCTTCTGCTCAAGCAAATATCTTAACGATAAACGAATATGCCAAACAGCTGCCTATCGCTAAAGACGATCGACAACAAATGCTTTTGGATCAATTTAAACAGTTTTTAATCTATACACTTTCCAAAGATAAAATCGTCCAGGAAAAGGTTGTAACGAATCTTACTACCTCTTCTCCCTATCAATATTACGCACTATCCGGCTGGTTTTCCCTCATCACGATTTGGAGTTTTAGTATTTATATTCTTTTAGGTAGAGAAGAGAGCTCTGCTATGCGAAAACGAATGCTTTTATACGGAACGACGATTTTACAACGTGCTCTCTCCCGTATCTTCGTTTCCTTACAATATGGTTTTGGTTTAGCAATGATTGGTTTTGCTATTTTAGTCTCTACCTTGAACATAGAGTTTTACGGAATCGACTACGTGCGCATTGCTTGCCTTGTTCTTTTATATATCGTCCTTTTACTAACTGTTTTTTCAAGTATAGACATACTCATTCGTTCCAAAAAATTAACGTTGTTATTACAAATACTTTGGGTTGGATTAATATTACTATTGAGTGGAGCAATCCTTCCAACACTGTATTTCCCAGAAAAAATCCAGTCAGCCCTTCCCTTTCTTTTCTCAACACAAGCTTTTGATTGGATGGTGGAAGTAACCTTGAAGGGACGTATGTTTGTTGATTATACCGTGCTCCTCCTAACGGCTAGTGCAAGTGTCTGTATGCTAATAGCTTTTTCTATTTGGAAGGAGCGATGGAAAGAATGA
- a CDS encoding DUF6583 family protein produces MENKGKGFPKKVIMIVLLAIVIVVGASISAAALLKENAKEQYFKAESQTWDQMKQVVKDRYGDELAWSKEVKKKPSESTVEFSGEYNGPLGNGMYGAEEIINNSTITLKNSIDPEKKEMALEVSANIAEMKIEDVNVYLTSDKMMASLPFLDKFLQIKESDFGELMHKFDPVTFTGEEEINFDSFFNQNLLNEDDIKHIQDTYLKMIYEELPKDAFTSEDESVDVNGESIKATKITLSLTEKQVKDIMDKVLAEAEKDEKLKEMLKNQASLNPSLNPNAAQLTQMLEDFESGIADAREELKDLQIPDGLTSTLWVEEDIIVKRDFVLKMGSSKEELGELKLTGTQLIREDKQTFDYDLALKDQMEEITLTLTGDLSWKDNKAKDNIKITSGDMELSYNGEESLDNGTREFNRTISLNNELSPQSNMELIWEGSSTYEKDKMNAEHSFALTSQEISADLFSLHVNTDAKLVKSIDIPTDSNEVVDLGSMSVEEIQTYIMEDFTPKFRQWMMEFYGSLMGTGTNMNGF; encoded by the coding sequence GTGGAGAACAAAGGTAAGGGATTTCCAAAGAAAGTAATAATGATTGTGCTTTTGGCAATTGTTATAGTTGTCGGTGCAAGTATCTCAGCAGCTGCTTTATTGAAAGAGAATGCAAAGGAACAATACTTTAAGGCAGAATCACAGACATGGGACCAAATGAAACAAGTAGTAAAAGACCGTTATGGGGATGAGCTTGCGTGGTCAAAAGAGGTAAAAAAGAAACCAAGTGAATCCACGGTTGAATTTTCAGGAGAATATAATGGCCCATTAGGTAACGGGATGTATGGAGCGGAAGAAATCATAAATAATTCTACCATAACACTAAAGAACAGCATCGATCCCGAGAAAAAAGAAATGGCCTTGGAAGTAAGTGCTAATATTGCTGAAATGAAGATTGAAGATGTGAACGTATATTTAACTTCTGATAAGATGATGGCATCTTTACCATTTCTCGATAAGTTCCTACAAATAAAAGAGAGTGACTTTGGCGAGTTGATGCATAAATTCGATCCAGTTACGTTTACAGGTGAAGAGGAAATTAACTTTGATTCCTTTTTTAATCAAAACCTATTAAATGAAGACGACATTAAACACATACAAGATACATACTTAAAGATGATTTATGAGGAACTACCAAAAGATGCTTTTACATCCGAGGATGAGTCTGTTGATGTCAATGGCGAAAGCATTAAAGCAACCAAAATAACACTTTCTCTTACCGAGAAGCAGGTAAAAGATATAATGGATAAAGTGCTTGCGGAAGCCGAAAAAGATGAGAAGTTAAAGGAAATGCTTAAGAATCAGGCTAGCTTAAATCCATCACTGAATCCAAATGCAGCACAGCTTACACAGATGTTGGAAGACTTTGAATCAGGAATTGCGGATGCTCGTGAAGAACTTAAAGACCTCCAAATACCGGACGGCCTTACATCAACATTATGGGTAGAAGAAGACATTATTGTAAAACGTGATTTTGTCTTGAAAATGGGCTCATCAAAAGAAGAGTTAGGGGAACTAAAACTTACTGGTACTCAATTGATACGTGAGGATAAACAAACATTCGATTATGACCTAGCATTGAAAGATCAAATGGAGGAAATCACATTAACCCTGACAGGTGATCTATCTTGGAAAGACAATAAAGCAAAAGACAACATTAAAATAACATCGGGTGATATGGAATTATCCTATAATGGAGAAGAAAGCCTTGATAACGGTACGAGAGAATTTAACCGAACAATCTCCCTTAACAATGAACTTTCTCCTCAGTCTAATATGGAACTAATATGGGAAGGCTCTTCTACTTATGAGAAGGATAAAATGAATGCAGAGCATAGCTTCGCATTGACTAGCCAAGAAATAAGCGCTGACTTATTTAGTTTACATGTTAATACAGATGCAAAATTAGTAAAAAGTATTGATATACCAACAGATTCCAATGAAGTAGTTGATTTAGGTTCCATGAGTGTAGAGGAAATACAAACTTATATTATGGAGGATTTCACTCCTAAATTTCGACAATGGATGATGGAGTTTTATGGATCCCTCATGGGTACTGGTACGAATATGAATGGTTTTTAG
- a CDS encoding DUF6434 domain-containing protein encodes MRPILTKAMSVKEFKDFYWLKEELQAFCRKSGWSASGSKVELAERIEIFLSTGKVVKPSRKIKSTIKPKEPLSLDTVITENHRCSQEVRAFFKSVISPKFHFSTYIQNYFKTNVGKTYRDAVHAWYEEEKRKKDPSYKKEIAPQFEYNRFIRDFFADSNNKGKSRERAIEEWNRIKKLPGSNEYVSSNCKEPR; translated from the coding sequence TTGAGACCTATACTTACTAAGGCGATGAGTGTAAAAGAATTTAAAGACTTCTATTGGCTGAAGGAAGAGCTGCAGGCATTTTGTAGAAAAAGTGGATGGAGTGCATCTGGATCTAAGGTTGAGCTTGCAGAAAGAATTGAAATCTTTCTCAGTACAGGAAAGGTGGTAAAGCCATCAAGAAAAATCAAATCGACAATAAAACCTAAAGAACCTTTGAGTTTAGATACGGTTATTACAGAGAATCATCGCTGTAGCCAAGAAGTCCGAGCTTTTTTCAAAAGTGTCATAAGTCCGAAGTTTCACTTTTCCACTTACATACAGAATTATTTCAAAACGAACGTAGGAAAAACTTATCGGGATGCTGTACATGCATGGTACGAGGAAGAGAAACGAAAGAAGGATCCCAGTTATAAAAAGGAGATCGCTCCGCAATTTGAGTATAACCGATTCATCCGCGATTTCTTTGCAGATTCGAACAACAAGGGAAAAAGTCGAGAGCGAGCAATAGAAGAGTGGAACAGGATTAAGAAGTTGCCGGGGAGCAATGAATATGTATCAAGTAATTGTAAGGAACCTCGATAG
- a CDS encoding VOC family protein → MSELFKRIDTVFLKVKHFDEAVEWYEKILGFEVRWKIDEGGIAAMEIGETPLTLMRATEGFRPVEEPQFNFYVSNIHKAYNHLKSHGIEVMEIIDHGDLETFDFKDLDGNVLSVCCFEE, encoded by the coding sequence ATGTCAGAACTATTCAAGCGAATTGATACAGTGTTTTTGAAAGTGAAGCATTTTGATGAAGCTGTAGAGTGGTATGAAAAGATTCTTGGCTTTGAGGTAAGGTGGAAAATAGACGAAGGTGGCATTGCAGCTATGGAAATCGGAGAAACGCCCCTTACGTTAATGAGAGCTACCGAGGGCTTCCGGCCAGTGGAGGAACCTCAGTTTAACTTTTATGTATCTAATATACATAAGGCATATAATCATTTAAAGTCCCATGGGATAGAGGTCATGGAAATCATCGATCACGGAGATTTGGAAACGTTTGATTTCAAAGACCTTGATGGAAATGTGTTATCAGTCTGTTGCTTTGAAGAGTGA
- a CDS encoding NADP-dependent glyceraldehyde-3-phosphate dehydrogenase: protein MAIDTLSETIKIKSPVNGEEIGEIQSLSKDQIDVIIDKAQVVQKAWAKTPVNQRADLLYKWADLLLERKETIGEIITKEVGKPYKASVTEVERTVDFIRYTAEDGLRMDGQLTRSNQFPSDSGSRISMASRKPVGIVLAISPFNYPINLAAAKLAPAVVAGNAVVFKPATQGALTGRAMLEALQDAGLPEGLVAFATGRGSVIGDHLVQHPAVNMISFTGSTAVGSDIAKKTTMKSLSFELGGKDPAIVLDDANLDLAAKEIVSGAFSYSGQRCTAIKRVLVMDSVADELVAKLKQKIEGLSVGSPWDNADVVPLIDEKSANFVKELIDDAVAKNAETVLGGEQLENLIHPTLLDHVTEDMRIAWEEPFGPVLPIIRVASKDEAIRIANKSEYGLQASLFTENINDAFIVADEIEAGTVQLNGKTQRGPDHFPFLGTKGSGIGEQGIRKSIESMTVTKSVVLNLQ, encoded by the coding sequence ATGGCAATTGATACATTGTCAGAAACGATCAAAATCAAGTCACCGGTGAATGGGGAAGAGATTGGAGAAATACAATCCTTATCAAAGGACCAAATCGATGTCATCATCGACAAGGCTCAAGTAGTGCAAAAAGCTTGGGCGAAAACGCCAGTCAACCAACGAGCAGACTTATTATATAAATGGGCAGATCTATTGCTTGAAAGAAAAGAAACAATTGGTGAAATTATAACAAAAGAAGTAGGGAAACCGTATAAAGCTTCCGTAACAGAAGTGGAGAGAACGGTAGATTTTATTCGATATACGGCAGAGGACGGGCTACGCATGGATGGTCAATTGACTCGTTCCAATCAGTTCCCAAGTGATAGTGGATCGAGAATCTCCATGGCTTCTCGTAAGCCGGTAGGAATTGTTTTAGCCATTTCTCCGTTTAATTATCCGATTAACCTGGCAGCTGCGAAGCTAGCACCAGCTGTAGTAGCGGGAAATGCGGTTGTATTTAAACCAGCTACACAAGGTGCCTTAACTGGAAGGGCAATGCTAGAAGCCTTACAGGATGCAGGACTTCCTGAAGGTCTAGTAGCTTTTGCGACTGGACGAGGTAGCGTCATTGGAGATCATTTAGTACAGCATCCCGCTGTTAATATGATTTCGTTTACTGGTAGTACAGCTGTAGGAAGCGACATTGCCAAGAAGACAACAATGAAGTCCTTATCCTTTGAACTTGGTGGCAAAGACCCTGCGATTGTATTAGATGATGCGAATTTAGATCTAGCAGCAAAAGAAATCGTAAGCGGGGCATTTTCTTATTCCGGACAAAGATGTACGGCTATTAAGCGGGTACTAGTTATGGATTCTGTAGCAGATGAGCTTGTAGCGAAACTAAAACAGAAGATCGAGGGACTGTCTGTAGGGTCACCATGGGATAACGCAGATGTCGTACCACTTATTGATGAGAAATCAGCAAACTTTGTGAAAGAACTGATTGATGATGCGGTAGCAAAAAACGCAGAGACTGTGTTAGGTGGAGAGCAATTGGAAAACCTCATTCATCCAACACTTCTTGATCATGTAACGGAGGATATGCGAATAGCATGGGAGGAGCCATTTGGCCCTGTGCTTCCGATTATTCGAGTTGCTTCTAAAGATGAAGCTATTCGTATTGCCAACAAGTCTGAATATGGCTTGCAAGCTAGCTTGTTTACAGAAAATATAAACGATGCCTTTATTGTGGCGGATGAGATTGAAGCAGGAACGGTTCAACTGAACGGTAAAACGCAAAGAGGACCGGACCACTTCCCATTTTTAGGAACAAAAGGTTCTGGAATTGGGGAACAGGGGATTCGCAAAAGTATTGAGTCTATGACGGTTACGAAATCTGTTGTTTTAAATCTTCAATAA
- a CDS encoding GNAT family N-acetyltransferase, giving the protein MLKKRELQDAPTLYDLMTHPQVFPYVRHKAYSLDEFYFLTKQTMEAEENGELISRTIMDEYHQPIGTINLFDVKNKSGFLATWIGQPYFGKGYNKMAKEEFLEELFLSHEMEAVFIKIRKTNTRSLKAALKLPYISLGNILYPDVYDMINGDSSVYDLFVITKEQYMIHRELVANISEDEAVV; this is encoded by the coding sequence ATGTTAAAAAAGCGTGAGTTGCAGGACGCACCTACCTTATACGACCTAATGACACATCCGCAAGTATTCCCATATGTAAGACATAAAGCTTACTCTCTAGATGAATTCTACTTCTTAACGAAACAAACGATGGAGGCAGAAGAAAACGGAGAACTAATCTCTAGAACAATTATGGATGAGTATCATCAACCTATAGGTACCATAAATTTATTTGATGTAAAAAATAAATCAGGGTTTTTAGCGACTTGGATCGGGCAGCCATACTTCGGAAAAGGCTATAATAAAATGGCCAAAGAAGAGTTTCTTGAAGAACTATTCCTTAGCCACGAAATGGAAGCTGTCTTTATCAAAATTAGAAAGACAAACACTCGATCTTTAAAAGCCGCTCTCAAACTCCCTTACATTTCCCTCGGAAACATTTTATATCCTGATGTGTACGACATGATTAATGGCGATTCCTCTGTTTATGATTTGTTTGTAATCACAAAAGAACAGTATATGATTCACAGGGAACTTGTTGCGAATATCAGCGAAGACGAAGCTGTTGTCTAA